The following coding sequences lie in one Rhinolophus ferrumequinum isolate MPI-CBG mRhiFer1 chromosome 14, mRhiFer1_v1.p, whole genome shotgun sequence genomic window:
- the LOC117033643 gene encoding 40S ribosomal protein S12-like — MAEEGIAAGGLMDVNTALQEVLKTTVIHDGLARGIREAAKALDKRQAHLCVLASNCGEPMYVKLVEDLCAEHQINLIKIDDNKKQGEQVGLCKIDREGKTHKVVGCSCVVAKDYGKESQAKDVIKEYFKCKK; from the coding sequence ATGGCCGAGGAAGGCATTGCTGCTGGAGGTCTAATGGACGTCAATACTGctttacaagaggtgctgaagACCACCGTCATCCATGATGGCCTAGCACGTGGAATACGCGAAGCTGCCAAAGCCTTAGACAAGCGCCAAGCCCATCTTTGTGTGCTTGCCTCCAACTGCGGTGAACCTATGTATGTCAAGTTGGTGGAGGACCTCTGTGCTGAACACCAAATCAATCTAATTAAGATTGATGACAACAAGAAACAAGGGGAACAGGTAGGCCTCTGTAAAATCGACAGAGAGGGAAAGACCCATAAAGTGGTTGGTTGCAGTTGTGTGGTGGCTAAGGATTATGGCAAAGAGTCTCAGGCCAAGGATGTCATCAAGGAGTACTTCAAAtgcaagaaatga